In the genome of Bradyrhizobium sp. CIAT3101, one region contains:
- a CDS encoding GFA family protein, whose amino-acid sequence MQVDGHCHCGQITFEAEVDPEAVSVCHCRDCQTLTGSPFRVTAICTAADVKLTAGAPKVYGKRGDNGRMRFQHFCADCGSPLFTSGEGDQADDWGIRWGSIRQRDKLRPVRQIWCQSAAVWIDAVPLLPGRPGD is encoded by the coding sequence ATGCAGGTCGACGGTCACTGTCATTGCGGGCAAATCACCTTCGAGGCCGAGGTCGACCCCGAGGCGGTCTCGGTTTGTCATTGCCGCGACTGCCAGACCCTGACGGGGTCGCCATTCCGGGTGACCGCGATCTGCACCGCTGCCGACGTCAAGCTCACCGCCGGCGCGCCGAAGGTCTACGGCAAGCGCGGCGACAACGGCCGGATGCGCTTCCAGCACTTCTGTGCCGATTGCGGTTCCCCGCTGTTCACCAGCGGCGAGGGCGACCAGGCCGACGATTGGGGCATCCGCTGGGGATCGATCCGCCAGCGCGACAAATTGCGGCCCGTCAGGCAGATCTGGTGCCAGTCGGCTGCGGTATGGATCGATGCGGTGCCGCTGCTGCCGGGCCGGCCGGGAGATTGA
- a CDS encoding methyltransferase domain-containing protein encodes MQQPSGHDQNADQIAYWNGPSGQRWADRHSAQESLLGPIADVLIARAKPKSGERVLDVGCGSGATTFAFAKAVAPNGFALGLDVSDPMLSQARAFAPKGLPLDFVLADATVHPFEPASFDLLASRFGVMFFADPIASFTNLHRALKPTGRLAFACWREPKENPWMMAPLMAVYKHVPKMPPVGPEEPGPFAFASEERVTRILKGAGFVDVAMEPHNLPMDIAIGGGLDAAVDGSLQIGPASRALQGHPPETYAAAKASIRETLAPFLKGQSVALPGAIWIVTAKAE; translated from the coding sequence ATGCAACAGCCCAGCGGACACGACCAAAACGCCGACCAGATTGCCTATTGGAACGGCCCGAGCGGCCAGCGCTGGGCCGACCGGCACTCAGCGCAGGAGAGCCTGCTCGGACCGATCGCCGATGTGCTGATCGCCCGCGCGAAGCCGAAGTCGGGCGAACGCGTTCTCGATGTCGGCTGCGGTTCGGGGGCGACGACCTTTGCATTCGCGAAAGCTGTCGCGCCGAATGGCTTTGCGCTCGGCCTCGACGTCTCCGATCCGATGCTGTCGCAGGCCCGTGCGTTTGCACCGAAGGGCTTGCCGCTGGATTTCGTGCTGGCGGATGCAACGGTGCATCCGTTCGAGCCGGCGAGCTTTGATCTGCTCGCCTCACGCTTTGGCGTGATGTTCTTTGCCGATCCGATTGCGTCTTTCACCAACCTCCACCGCGCGCTGAAACCGACAGGGCGGCTCGCCTTTGCCTGCTGGCGCGAGCCGAAGGAGAATCCGTGGATGATGGCGCCGTTGATGGCGGTCTACAAACACGTTCCCAAAATGCCGCCGGTCGGGCCGGAAGAGCCGGGCCCGTTCGCCTTCGCCTCGGAGGAACGCGTGACGCGCATCCTGAAAGGCGCCGGCTTCGTCGACGTGGCGATGGAGCCGCATAACCTTCCGATGGACATCGCCATCGGCGGTGGGCTCGATGCCGCCGTCGACGGCTCGCTCCAGATCGGCCCCGCCAGCCGCGCGCTGCAGGGCCATCCGCCGGAGACGTACGCGGCGGCTAAGGCCTCGATCCGCGAGACGCTTGCGCCGTTCCTGAAGGGGCAGAGCGTCGCGCTTCCGGGGGCGATCTGGATCGTGACGGCGAAGGCGGAGTAG
- a CDS encoding cation diffusion facilitator family transporter: MGSHDHHGHHHHDHAGHSHDHGHDHSHDHGLGHAHVHAPANFGKAFAIGITLNTALVMAEAIYGYLGNSTALLADAGHNLSDVLGLIVAWGASIAARRAPSGRFTYGFRASTILAALANAVFLLVATGAIGWEAILRLREPAPVAGVTVMVVAGIGILINGFTALLFASGRKDDINIEGAYLHMAADAAVSLGVVMSAALIIWTGWLWLDPVTSLVICASILWGTTSLLRGSIDMSMAAAPKGTDLVAIKAFLLARPGVSAIHDLHVWPISTTETALTCHLVMPAGTVDAFLMETAQLLKSSFRIGHTTLQVETHPDNGCALAPDDVV; encoded by the coding sequence TTGGGCAGCCACGACCATCACGGTCATCACCACCACGATCATGCCGGCCATTCGCATGATCATGGTCACGACCACAGCCATGATCATGGTCTTGGCCATGCGCATGTCCATGCGCCCGCCAATTTCGGCAAGGCGTTCGCGATCGGCATCACGCTCAACACCGCGCTGGTCATGGCCGAGGCCATTTACGGCTATCTCGGCAACTCCACCGCCCTGCTTGCGGACGCCGGCCACAATCTGTCCGACGTGCTCGGCCTCATCGTGGCCTGGGGCGCCTCGATCGCGGCGCGGCGCGCGCCGAGCGGCCGCTTCACCTATGGCTTCCGCGCCTCCACCATTCTGGCGGCGCTGGCGAACGCGGTGTTCCTGCTGGTCGCCACCGGCGCGATCGGCTGGGAAGCGATCCTGCGGCTGCGCGAGCCCGCGCCGGTCGCGGGCGTCACCGTGATGGTGGTCGCCGGCATCGGCATCCTCATCAACGGCTTCACCGCCTTGCTGTTCGCCAGCGGCCGCAAGGACGACATCAACATCGAAGGCGCGTACCTGCACATGGCCGCCGACGCCGCGGTCTCGCTCGGCGTCGTGATGTCGGCGGCGCTGATCATCTGGACCGGCTGGCTCTGGCTCGACCCCGTCACCAGCCTCGTCATCTGCGCCAGCATCCTGTGGGGCACGACCAGCCTGCTGCGCGGCTCCATCGACATGTCGATGGCGGCGGCGCCGAAGGGCACCGACCTCGTTGCCATTAAGGCCTTCCTGCTCGCGCGGCCCGGTGTCTCGGCGATCCACGATCTCCACGTCTGGCCGATCTCGACCACCGAGACCGCGCTGACCTGCCACCTCGTCATGCCCGCAGGCACCGTCGATGCATTCCTGATGGAGACGGCGCAGCTGCTGAAGAGCAGCTTCCGCATCGGCCACACCACGCTCCAGGTCGAGACGCACCCGGACAATGGCTGCGCGCTGGCGCCGGATGATGTGGTGTAG
- a CDS encoding CusA/CzcA family heavy metal efflux RND transporter — MIERLIAVSLKHRWLVLLLALGATAFGAWNFQRLPIDAVPDITNVQVQINTRAPGYSPLETEQRITFPVETAMGGLPKLDYTRSLSRYGLSQVTVVFKDGTDIYFARQLVGERIQQVKDQLPAGVEVAMGPVSTGLGEIFMYTVEAKAGAKTQGGHDYSLTDLRTVQDWIIRPQLRNVPGVIEVNTIGGFERQFHVLPDPGKLMAYRLGFRDVMAALAANNANVGAGYIERNGEQYLVRSPGQVGNISEIRDIVIGSRGGNPVRIRDVAVVTEGRDLRTGAATRDGEETVLGTAMLLIGENSRAVATGVAARLADIAKSLPEGVVTRTVYDRTHLVEATIRTVENNLLEGAALVVAVLFLILGNIRAALVVACVIPLSMAMTVTGMVETRVSANLMSLGAIDFGIIVDGAVIIVENCLRMLAEAQREKGGLLSTSERLRTILRGSSEVIKPSLFGTLIIAVVYLPVLTLTGVEGKMFTPMALTVLMALGAAALFSITFVPAAVAIFVTGKVSEHENLFMRMAKRAYLPLLRLAIDNRITVAVVAAVIVLASGVAASRMGGEFIPSLDEGDVALASIRIPGTSLTQSLDLQKALEKRVTQVPEVKEFFTRIGTAEVATDPMSPAQTDGYIMLKPRAEWPDPLKPKSEVVEAIDKAADDIPGSAYEISQPVQLRVNELISGVRSDVGIKVFGDDLDILQGAAKQVEAAIRGIRGASDVKIEQVSGLPILTVRLDRQALARYGLSIGEVQGIVEIAVGGKSAGKLFEGDRRFEIVVRLPEHLRGNLDAIRAIPIPLPPSEEAPSSTAIRTALSASPLAQMRYVPLSSVATVDATPGPNQISRENGKRRVVVMANVRGRDLRSFVAEAQAAVAEKVKLPPGYWIGWGGQFEQLVSATKRLTIVVPVALALVFLLLFMGMGSAADAALVFSGVPLALTGGVAALLLRGIPLSISAGIGFIALSGVAVLNGLVIIAFIERLRSEGRPIAEAVREGALTRLRPVLMTALVASLGFVPMALATGAGAEVQRPLATVVIGGIISSTVLTLLVLPALYVLFRRDATGETPTMAPDLAISRER, encoded by the coding sequence ATGATTGAGCGCCTGATCGCCGTCTCGCTGAAGCATCGCTGGCTCGTGCTCCTGCTCGCACTCGGGGCCACAGCCTTCGGCGCCTGGAATTTCCAGCGGCTTCCGATCGATGCCGTGCCGGATATCACCAACGTCCAGGTCCAGATCAACACCCGCGCGCCCGGCTATTCGCCGCTGGAGACCGAGCAGCGCATCACCTTCCCGGTCGAGACCGCGATGGGTGGCCTGCCCAAGCTCGACTATACGCGCTCGCTGTCGCGCTATGGCCTCAGCCAGGTGACGGTGGTCTTCAAGGACGGCACCGACATCTATTTTGCCCGTCAGCTGGTCGGCGAGCGCATCCAGCAGGTGAAGGACCAGCTCCCGGCCGGCGTCGAGGTCGCGATGGGCCCGGTCTCGACCGGGCTCGGCGAGATCTTCATGTACACTGTCGAGGCGAAGGCCGGCGCGAAGACCCAGGGCGGCCACGACTATTCGCTGACGGATTTGCGCACCGTGCAGGACTGGATCATCCGGCCGCAGCTTCGCAACGTGCCGGGGGTCATCGAGGTCAACACCATCGGCGGCTTCGAGCGGCAGTTTCACGTGCTGCCGGACCCCGGCAAGCTGATGGCCTACCGCCTCGGCTTCCGCGACGTCATGGCGGCGCTCGCGGCCAACAATGCCAATGTCGGCGCCGGCTATATCGAGCGCAACGGCGAGCAATATCTGGTTCGCTCCCCGGGCCAGGTCGGCAATATCAGTGAGATCCGGGACATCGTCATCGGCTCGCGCGGCGGCAATCCGGTCAGGATCAGGGACGTCGCCGTCGTGACCGAAGGCCGCGACCTGCGCACGGGCGCAGCGACGCGTGACGGCGAGGAGACCGTGCTCGGCACCGCCATGCTGCTGATCGGCGAGAACAGCCGCGCGGTGGCGACCGGCGTCGCCGCCCGTCTTGCGGACATCGCCAAATCGCTGCCCGAGGGCGTGGTCACGCGCACCGTCTACGACCGCACCCATCTGGTCGAAGCAACCATCCGCACGGTCGAGAACAATCTTCTCGAAGGCGCGGCGCTGGTGGTGGCCGTGCTGTTCCTGATCCTCGGCAACATCCGCGCCGCGCTCGTGGTGGCCTGCGTCATTCCGCTGTCCATGGCCATGACGGTCACCGGCATGGTCGAGACCAGGGTGAGTGCCAATTTGATGAGCCTCGGCGCGATCGACTTCGGCATCATCGTCGACGGCGCCGTGATCATTGTCGAGAATTGCCTGCGCATGCTCGCCGAGGCGCAACGCGAGAAAGGCGGGCTGCTCTCCACCTCCGAACGGCTGCGCACGATCCTGCGCGGATCGAGCGAGGTCATCAAGCCGAGCCTGTTCGGAACGCTGATCATCGCCGTGGTCTATCTGCCCGTCCTGACGCTGACCGGCGTCGAGGGCAAGATGTTCACGCCGATGGCGCTGACCGTGCTGATGGCGCTGGGCGCCGCCGCGCTGTTCTCCATCACCTTCGTGCCGGCGGCGGTGGCGATCTTCGTGACCGGAAAAGTGTCCGAGCACGAGAACCTGTTCATGCGGATGGCCAAACGGGCGTATCTCCCCCTGCTCCGACTCGCCATCGACAATCGCATCACGGTTGCCGTCGTGGCCGCCGTGATCGTCCTCGCAAGTGGCGTCGCCGCCTCGCGCATGGGCGGCGAGTTCATCCCGAGCCTGGACGAAGGCGATGTCGCACTGGCCTCGATCCGGATTCCCGGCACCAGCCTGACGCAGTCGCTGGACCTGCAAAAGGCGCTGGAAAAGCGCGTCACGCAGGTTCCTGAAGTGAAGGAGTTCTTCACCCGCATCGGAACGGCGGAGGTCGCGACCGACCCGATGTCGCCGGCGCAGACCGACGGCTACATCATGCTCAAGCCGCGCGCCGAATGGCCGGATCCGCTCAAGCCGAAATCCGAGGTGGTCGAGGCTATCGACAAGGCTGCCGACGACATTCCCGGCAGCGCCTATGAAATCTCCCAGCCCGTTCAGCTCCGCGTCAACGAACTGATCTCCGGCGTGCGCAGCGATGTCGGCATCAAGGTGTTTGGTGACGACCTCGACATCCTGCAGGGCGCCGCCAAACAGGTGGAGGCCGCGATCCGCGGCATTCGCGGCGCCAGCGACGTCAAGATCGAGCAGGTCTCCGGCCTGCCGATCCTCACCGTCCGGCTCGACCGTCAGGCGCTGGCCCGCTATGGCCTCAGCATCGGCGAGGTGCAGGGCATCGTCGAGATCGCGGTCGGTGGCAAATCGGCAGGAAAGCTGTTCGAGGGCGACCGGCGCTTTGAGATCGTGGTGCGCCTGCCGGAGCACCTGCGCGGCAATCTCGATGCGATCAGAGCGATTCCGATCCCGCTGCCGCCGAGCGAGGAAGCCCCATCCAGCACGGCCATTCGAACCGCGCTGTCCGCATCTCCCCTCGCCCAGATGCGCTACGTGCCGCTTTCGTCGGTTGCCACCGTCGATGCGACGCCCGGCCCCAATCAAATCAGCCGCGAGAACGGCAAGCGCCGCGTGGTTGTCATGGCCAATGTTCGCGGGCGCGATTTGCGATCCTTCGTCGCCGAGGCACAAGCCGCCGTCGCGGAGAAGGTCAAGCTGCCGCCGGGCTACTGGATCGGCTGGGGTGGCCAGTTCGAGCAGCTGGTCTCGGCGACCAAGCGGCTGACCATCGTGGTGCCGGTGGCGCTCGCGCTGGTGTTCCTGCTGCTGTTCATGGGCATGGGATCGGCGGCGGACGCGGCGCTGGTGTTCTCCGGCGTGCCGCTGGCACTCACCGGCGGTGTCGCGGCGCTGCTGCTCCGCGGAATCCCGCTGTCTATCAGCGCCGGCATCGGCTTCATCGCACTGTCGGGCGTCGCCGTGCTCAACGGCCTCGTCATCATCGCCTTCATCGAGCGCCTCCGCAGCGAGGGGCGCCCGATCGCCGAGGCCGTGCGCGAGGGCGCGCTGACGCGGCTGCGTCCGGTGCTGATGACCGCGCTGGTCGCCTCGCTCGGCTTCGTGCCGATGGCGCTCGCGACCGGCGCCGGCGCCGAAGTGCAGCGGCCGCTCGCGACCGTCGTGATCGGCGGCATCATCTCCTCGACGGTGTTGACGCTGCTCGTGCTGCCGGCGCTCTACGTACTGTTCCGGCGTGACGCGACGGGCGAAACGCCTACAATGGCGCCTGATTTGGCGATTTCCCGGGAGCGCTAG
- the ihpB gene encoding divalent metal ion exporter adaptor subunit IhpB → MKTSSTIFVAILAAALGAYGYSMLAPAKVASTEHAEDKKPEKPNDHVEQDEHGADRIRISDVKLAAAGVILAEAASTTLTDTLSFNGILRANQEAVVQVTPRFPGVAKSIQKRIGDKVGKDDLLASIESNQSLTVYELKAPIAGTIIERQISLGEYASEQKPAFVVADLSTIWVDLSIYRQDLKRVRLKDEVLIDPDDGRGEIKGTISYIAPVGSSETQTALARVVLQNPDGRLRPGLFVTARLILAARNVAVAVRRSAIQTLENRTIVFVREDSDKIEARPVELGDSDPQFIEIKAGLTAGEHYVAENSFVVKAEMGKGEAEHD, encoded by the coding sequence ATGAAGACGTCGTCCACCATCTTTGTCGCCATCCTTGCCGCCGCGCTCGGCGCCTACGGCTATTCCATGCTCGCCCCGGCCAAGGTTGCCTCGACCGAGCACGCCGAGGATAAGAAGCCGGAGAAGCCGAACGACCACGTCGAGCAGGACGAGCACGGCGCCGACCGGATCCGCATTTCTGACGTGAAGCTGGCGGCCGCCGGTGTGATCTTGGCGGAAGCCGCGAGCACCACGCTGACCGATACGCTCTCCTTCAACGGCATTTTGCGCGCCAACCAGGAGGCCGTGGTGCAGGTGACACCGCGCTTTCCGGGTGTGGCAAAATCGATCCAGAAACGCATCGGCGACAAGGTCGGCAAGGACGACCTGCTCGCCAGCATCGAGAGCAACCAGAGCCTCACCGTCTACGAGCTGAAGGCGCCGATCGCCGGTACCATCATCGAACGGCAGATCTCGCTCGGCGAATACGCCTCCGAGCAGAAGCCGGCCTTCGTCGTCGCCGACCTCTCGACCATCTGGGTCGATCTCTCGATCTATCGGCAGGACCTCAAGCGTGTCCGCCTCAAGGACGAGGTGCTGATCGATCCCGACGACGGCCGCGGCGAGATCAAGGGCACGATCTCCTACATCGCACCCGTGGGCTCGAGCGAGACCCAGACCGCGCTCGCCCGCGTGGTGCTGCAAAATCCCGACGGGCGCTTGCGCCCTGGACTGTTCGTCACCGCGCGGCTGATCCTCGCCGCCCGCAACGTCGCCGTGGCCGTGCGCCGCAGCGCGATCCAGACATTGGAAAACAGGACCATCGTGTTCGTCCGCGAGGACAGCGACAAGATCGAAGCGCGCCCGGTGGAGCTTGGGGATTCCGATCCGCAATTCATCGAGATCAAGGCGGGCCTCACAGCCGGCGAGCACTACGTCGCCGAAAACAGCTTTGTCGTGAAGGCCGAGATGGGCAAGGGCGAGGCCGAACATGATTGA
- the ihpA gene encoding divalent metal ion exporter subunit IhpA — MSCRRTAARLACAMAILVSPWLTQHAHAQTLTMRAALSRALAASPRLTAAERDVGIATGQRIQAGALLNPELSYEQDNSFGSGIYRGTKSAETTLQISQAFELFGKRDARIAAGAAGIEVAAIQRKAIRLEVLSETAIAFLGVLGAQRRIQILDEQIAAIDKLTPLLRRRVEAGASSPAETGRAEVASALVKADRERFKATLASARRELAVLMGDPAAKFGEVSGRLDTMGKPPTFQSVVAAIDANPQLVRWTAVYAQRNAELLMARLRPYPDVRIAAGWRHFNETNDDAVRLSVSVPIPVFDQNQGNILSAQESLAKTRAEREANRNTLIVIAGRAYDSLQGSLRELAVLRETAIPKATEASEAISQGYGQGRFSLLEVLDAQASVAQARLREQEALQNFHAGVATIEGLVGNPFALARESAR, encoded by the coding sequence ATGTCTTGCAGACGAACTGCCGCGCGCCTTGCGTGCGCGATGGCGATTTTGGTCAGCCCCTGGCTGACCCAGCACGCCCACGCCCAGACGCTGACGATGCGCGCCGCGCTGTCGCGTGCGCTGGCCGCGAGCCCGCGCTTGACGGCGGCGGAGCGCGACGTCGGCATCGCCACGGGCCAGCGCATCCAGGCCGGTGCCCTGCTCAATCCGGAACTGTCCTATGAACAGGACAATTCGTTCGGCTCCGGCATCTATCGCGGCACCAAATCGGCCGAGACCACGCTCCAGATCAGTCAGGCTTTTGAGCTGTTCGGCAAGCGCGACGCCCGGATCGCGGCCGGCGCGGCCGGCATCGAGGTCGCAGCGATCCAGCGCAAGGCGATCAGGCTGGAGGTACTGTCGGAGACGGCGATTGCCTTCCTCGGCGTGCTCGGCGCGCAACGGCGCATCCAGATCCTGGACGAGCAGATTGCAGCGATCGACAAGCTCACGCCGCTGTTGCGCCGCCGCGTCGAGGCCGGCGCCTCCTCGCCGGCCGAGACCGGCCGCGCCGAGGTCGCCTCCGCCCTGGTCAAGGCCGACCGCGAGCGCTTCAAGGCGACGCTGGCAAGCGCCCGGCGCGAGCTGGCGGTGCTGATGGGCGATCCCGCCGCGAAATTCGGCGAGGTCTCCGGCCGGCTCGACACCATGGGCAAGCCACCGACGTTCCAGTCGGTCGTCGCCGCGATCGATGCCAATCCGCAGCTGGTGCGCTGGACCGCGGTCTATGCGCAACGAAACGCCGAGCTGTTGATGGCGCGGCTGAGACCCTACCCTGACGTGCGGATCGCGGCCGGCTGGCGCCATTTCAACGAGACCAATGACGATGCCGTGCGCCTCTCCGTCTCGGTGCCCATCCCCGTGTTCGACCAGAACCAGGGCAACATCCTCTCGGCGCAGGAGAGCCTCGCCAAGACCCGCGCCGAGCGCGAGGCCAACCGCAACACGCTGATCGTAATCGCGGGCCGCGCTTACGACTCGCTGCAGGGCTCGCTGCGCGAACTCGCGGTGCTGCGCGAGACCGCGATCCCGAAGGCGACTGAAGCCTCCGAGGCGATCTCGCAAGGCTACGGCCAGGGCCGCTTCAGCCTGCTCGAAGTGCTCGACGCCCAGGCCAGTGTCGCCCAGGCGCGCTTGCGCGAACAGGAGGCGCTGCAGAACTTCCATGCCGGCGTTGCGACCATCGAAGGCCTCGTCGGCAATCCCTTTGCGCTGGCCCGGGAGAGCGCACGATGA
- the pepT gene encoding peptidase T, whose translation MSLTFAHTVTERFLRYVTIDTQSDPNSPASPSTEKQKDLGRVLVTELKAMGVTDAHLDDYGYVYGTIPANTDKKVPVICFCSHMDTSPDVTGKDVKPQVVKNYRGGDITLPGDTTQVIRFTEHPALKNQIGNDIVTTDGTTLLGADNKAGVAEIMDAAHFFINNPDVKHGTIKILFTPDEEIGRGVDNVDIKKLGADFGYTMDGESAGSVEDETFSADGATITITGVSAHPGYAKGKMEHAIKIAAAIVERLPKEGCSPETTSGKQGFLHPVGIEGALEQATLAFIVRDFTEEGLKEKEVLLEDIVKDVMKDFPRSSYKFEVREQYRNMKQVIDRHPHILEYAIEAIRRAGLRPMRTAIRGGTDGSRLSFMGLPCPNIFAGEHAFHSRLEWVSRQDMEKAVQTIVHLAMIWEEKA comes from the coding sequence ATGTCCCTGACCTTCGCGCATACCGTGACCGAGCGCTTTCTGCGCTACGTCACCATCGACACCCAGTCCGATCCGAATTCCCCGGCCTCGCCATCGACCGAGAAACAGAAGGATCTCGGCCGCGTTCTCGTCACCGAGTTGAAGGCCATGGGCGTCACGGACGCCCATCTCGACGATTACGGCTATGTCTACGGAACGATCCCGGCCAACACCGACAAGAAGGTGCCGGTGATCTGCTTCTGCTCGCACATGGACACCTCGCCCGACGTCACCGGCAAGGATGTGAAGCCGCAAGTCGTGAAGAACTATCGCGGCGGCGACATCACCTTGCCCGGCGATACGACCCAGGTGATCCGCTTCACTGAACATCCCGCGCTGAAGAACCAGATCGGCAACGATATCGTCACCACCGATGGCACCACGCTGCTCGGGGCCGACAACAAGGCCGGCGTCGCCGAGATCATGGATGCCGCGCATTTCTTCATCAACAATCCGGATGTGAAGCACGGCACCATCAAGATCCTGTTCACGCCGGATGAAGAGATCGGCCGCGGCGTCGACAATGTCGACATCAAGAAGCTCGGCGCCGATTTCGGCTACACCATGGACGGCGAAAGCGCGGGCAGCGTCGAGGACGAAACGTTCTCGGCCGACGGCGCCACCATCACCATCACCGGCGTCAGCGCCCATCCCGGCTATGCCAAGGGCAAGATGGAGCACGCCATCAAGATCGCGGCCGCCATCGTCGAGCGTCTGCCCAAGGAAGGCTGCTCGCCCGAGACGACGTCGGGCAAGCAAGGCTTCCTGCATCCTGTCGGCATCGAGGGCGCGCTGGAACAGGCGACCCTCGCCTTCATCGTACGCGACTTCACCGAGGAAGGGCTGAAGGAGAAGGAGGTCCTGCTCGAGGACATCGTCAAGGACGTGATGAAGGATTTTCCGCGCTCAAGCTACAAGTTCGAGGTGCGGGAGCAGTACCGCAACATGAAGCAGGTGATCGACCGTCACCCGCACATCCTCGAATACGCCATCGAGGCGATCCGCCGCGCCGGCCTGCGTCCGATGCGCACCGCGATCCGCGGCGGCACCGACGGTTCGCGCCTGTCCTTCATGGGCCTGCCCTGCCCCAACATCTTCGCCGGCGAGCACGCGTTTCATTCACGGCTGGAATGGGTGAGCCGGCAGGACATGGAGAAGGCGGTGCAGACCATCGTGCACCTGGCCATGATCTGGGAGGAGAAGGCGTAA
- a CDS encoding HU family DNA-binding protein has translation MAKKDSTKKDSAKKAAAPATITLKHLAADIAESQDLSKKHAEAVLTDMVDLITKHLKKGDRVRIVGLGILQVRKRAARTGRNPATGEAIHIKASKKVAFRPVKELKEAI, from the coding sequence ATGGCGAAAAAGGATTCGACGAAGAAGGATTCGGCGAAGAAGGCAGCGGCTCCAGCCACGATCACGCTCAAGCACCTGGCGGCCGACATCGCGGAAAGCCAGGACCTCTCCAAGAAGCACGCCGAGGCCGTCCTCACCGACATGGTCGACCTGATCACCAAGCACCTGAAGAAGGGCGACCGCGTCCGCATCGTCGGGCTCGGCATCCTCCAGGTCCGCAAGCGCGCCGCCCGCACCGGCCGCAATCCCGCTACCGGCGAGGCGATCCACATCAAGGCCAGCAAGAAGGTCGCGTTCCGGCCGGTCAAGGAACTGAAAGAGGCGATCTAG
- a CDS encoding cytochrome P450, whose protein sequence is MNRSESPADAYDTPLSDIDVSNPAIYQQDIWQPLFARLRREAPVHYCAESRYGPYWSVSSYNDIMAVELDHATYSSQLGAGFQIADIPADMNRRSFIRMDPPRHTAQRKAVAPVAAPKNLASYEISIRERTRAVLDALPRNESFDWVDKVSIELTTMMLATLFDFPWQERRKLTYWSDVAVCDINAPDALVHSEEARSAELMRMADTFKGLWQERAKAPPRLDLISLMAHNAETRDLPAMEFVGNLALLIVGGNDTTRNSMSGGLLALSENPDQLAKLKANPGLVPGLVAETIRYQTPVIHMRRTATRDCELAGQRIRRGDKVIMWYVSGNRDESVIDRPEHFIIDRAKPRQHLSYGAGIHRCVGDRLADLQLRILWEEILARDLDIEVLGPPRRLHSNFIRGIRELPVRING, encoded by the coding sequence ATGAATCGATCTGAGAGCCCGGCCGATGCGTATGATACGCCGCTTAGCGATATCGACGTTAGCAATCCAGCCATTTACCAGCAGGACATCTGGCAGCCGTTATTCGCCCGTCTGCGGCGCGAAGCGCCGGTCCACTACTGCGCCGAAAGCCGCTATGGTCCGTATTGGTCGGTTTCGAGCTACAACGACATCATGGCCGTCGAGCTCGACCATGCGACTTATTCCTCGCAACTCGGCGCCGGGTTCCAGATTGCGGACATACCGGCCGATATGAACCGCCGCAGCTTTATCCGCATGGACCCGCCGCGCCATACGGCGCAACGCAAGGCGGTCGCTCCGGTGGCGGCGCCCAAGAATCTCGCAAGCTACGAGATCTCCATAAGGGAACGCACCCGCGCCGTACTCGACGCGCTGCCCCGCAACGAGAGCTTCGATTGGGTGGATAAGGTGTCGATCGAGCTCACCACCATGATGCTGGCAACGCTGTTCGATTTTCCCTGGCAAGAGCGGCGCAAGCTGACCTATTGGTCGGATGTCGCCGTCTGCGATATCAACGCGCCCGATGCACTCGTGCACTCAGAGGAGGCACGCTCCGCCGAGCTGATGCGGATGGCCGACACCTTCAAAGGCCTGTGGCAAGAGCGCGCGAAGGCGCCGCCGCGGCTCGACTTGATCTCATTGATGGCGCACAACGCGGAAACGCGCGACCTCCCCGCGATGGAATTTGTCGGCAACCTGGCTTTGCTCATCGTCGGTGGCAATGACACGACGCGCAACTCCATGTCGGGCGGCTTGCTGGCTCTGTCGGAGAACCCCGATCAGCTTGCAAAGCTAAAGGCCAATCCCGGGCTCGTCCCTGGTCTGGTCGCCGAGACGATCCGCTATCAAACGCCCGTCATACACATGCGCCGGACAGCGACGCGCGATTGCGAGCTTGCCGGCCAGCGCATCCGCCGAGGCGACAAGGTCATCATGTGGTATGTTTCCGGCAACCGCGACGAGAGCGTGATCGACCGCCCGGAGCATTTCATCATCGATCGAGCCAAGCCGCGCCAGCACCTCTCCTACGGCGCGGGTATTCATCGCTGTGTCGGTGACCGGCTGGCGGATCTGCAACTTCGGATACTCTGGGAAGAGATCCTGGCCCGCGACCTCGACATCGAGGTGTTGGGACCGCCGCGGCGGCTGCACTCCAACTTCATCCGCGGCATCCGGGAGCTGCCAGTCCGGATCAATGGATGA